The Mucilaginibacter terrenus genome has a segment encoding these proteins:
- a CDS encoding RrF2 family transcriptional regulator, translating to MAIFSKTCEYGIKAVLFIAHTGVQGRKVGIKEIAAGIDSPEFFLAKILQNISRKGIVNSFKGPNGGFYITDESLKRPISDIVEAIDGDGLFRGCALGLKQCSEINPCPLHEEFKVIRTRIYDMLHTINIDQFNQELMSGMLSLKK from the coding sequence ATGGCGATATTTTCAAAAACATGCGAATACGGAATCAAGGCGGTGCTATTTATTGCTCATACCGGCGTACAGGGGCGTAAAGTCGGCATCAAAGAGATTGCTGCCGGTATTGATTCACCAGAGTTCTTCCTGGCCAAGATACTTCAGAATATTAGCCGTAAAGGGATTGTCAATTCATTTAAGGGCCCTAATGGTGGCTTTTATATCACAGATGAAAGTTTAAAACGTCCAATTAGTGATATTGTAGAGGCTATAGATGGAGATGGTCTTTTCAGGGGTTGTGCTTTGGGTCTTAAACAATGTTCGGAGATCAATCCCTGTCCTTTACATGAAGAATTCAAGGTCATCAGAACACGTATTTACGATATGCTGCATACCATCAATATTGACCAGTTCAATCAAGAATTAATGAGTGGTATGTTATCTCTGAAAAAATAA
- a CDS encoding class I lanthipeptide, with amino-acid sequence MRKIQLNREKLQLKKLSLFKDKISDLNTESMLNVLGGSGYISQVVHCGSTAGSGNPQGCVGATTALGSCFSACGC; translated from the coding sequence ATGAGAAAAATACAATTAAACCGTGAAAAACTGCAATTAAAAAAACTTTCTTTATTCAAGGACAAAATTAGTGACCTGAATACGGAAAGCATGTTGAACGTACTTGGGGGAAGCGGCTACATTAGTCAGGTCGTTCATTGCGGATCAACTGCTGGGAGTGGTAATCCACAGGGATGTGTAGGCGCAACTACTGCTCTCGGCAGTTGCTTTTCAGCTTGTGGATGTTAA